DNA from Sulfodiicoccus acidiphilus:
ATAGCTTAAATTTACGGCGATCACGTGTGGGTTGAGTTGTCGTCGGACAGAGTAGATCGACTACTCAGAAGTATGTCGCTAGAGGAGAAAGTAGCCCAACTTCAGGGTATATCCATCTACAAGCTGGTGGAAGACGGTCAGTTCTCTACCTCGAACGCAGACAAATTCATAGCCAACGGCATAGGCCACATATCTAGAGTAGGTGGGACAAGACTGGGACTTCGTCCCAAAGACGTAGCTAAGTTGGTTAACCAGATACAAAAGTACCTAGTGGAGAGGGGTAAAGTGCCCGCAATCGTCCACGAGGAAGCCTTGAGCGGTTTAATGGCGCCTACTGCAACGATCTTCCCCCAAGCAATAGGGTTGGCCAGTTCGTTCGACGTTGAACTACTGGAGGAGATCGGATCTACGATAGGTAGACAGACGAGGTCGGTGGGAGCTGTTCAAGCACTCTCCCCCGTCTTAGACGTAGTTTGGGATCCACGATGGGGAGGGTTGAAGAGACGTACGGGGAGGACCCGTATCTGGTGGCATCCCTCGGCGTATCTTACATCAAGGGACTTCAAAGGGAGCGAGTGGTCGCTACGGCCAAGCACTTCGCCGCCCACGGCGTACCAGAGGGGGCAGGAACACGGCACAAGTACATGTAGGGGAGAGAGACCTCAGGGAGGTGTTTCTTCTCCCGTTCGAAGCCGCGGTTAAGGTGGCTAAAGTGAAGTCAATTATGGCGGCGTATCACGACCTGAACGGGGTCCCGTGTCACGTTGACAAGTGGTTACTGACCGAGATCCTCAGGAAGGAGTGGGGTTTCGATGGAAATGTGGTCTCCGATTACGACGCTATAAGGATGTTAATAGACGTCCACAGGATCGCGGAAGACGAATTGGACGCCGCCGTTCAAGCTCTAGAGGCGGGAGTAACTATAGAACTTCCCGATTCCCCAGCGTGTTTCTCTAGAATTGTAGACGCCGTCAAAGCTGGTAAGCTTTCCGAGGCTGTAGTAGATGAAAGGGTGAGGGAAGTTTTGAGGGTCAAAGAGTGGACCGGAGTACTAGACAACCCCTTTGTAAACGAGTCTGAGGTTCCGGAGAAGCTGGATTCGAAAGCGGCACGCGAGCTGTCCTTGAGGGCAGCTAGGGAATCTATAGTTCTATTGAAAAATAACGGGGTTCTACCTTTGAGTAAGACCCTCTCGTCCGTATCCATCATTGGACCTAACGCCTTCTCTGGAAGAAGTTTGATGGGAGATTACCACTATCCATCGCACGTCGGTATAGAGGCGGGGGAGCCGGAGACGATCTCTATACTTCAGGGAATCAAGGAGAAGGTTCCGGTGGTTCACTTCGCCGCGGGTTGTGAAGTGAGTGGGAGTTCGACAGAAGGGTTTAGGGAGGCCGTTGAGGTGGCGGAGAGGGGACAAGTGATAGTGGCAGTAGTGGGGGAGAGGTCGGGAGGATTCTGGCTCAATGACCCTCGCCTGTCCTCTGGAGAAGGTGTTGACAGAGCTTCCCTGGATTTGCCTGGAGCGCAGTCCGGTTTGCTGCGGGAATTACTAAGACTGGGAAAGCCCTTAGTACTCGTTCTAGTCAACGGCAGGCCCCTCGCCATAGGAGAGTTTGTGGAGCGAGTTGACGCAGTCTTAGAGGCCTGGTATCCAGGCGAGGAAGGGGGAAGAGCAGTTGCCGACGTCCTGTTCGGAGACTACAACCCTTCAGGTAGACTTCCAATTTCCATACCAAGAGCCGTGGGTTCCATCCCTAATTACTACTACAGGCACCCCTCATCCTACAAAAGGTACGTGGAGCTCGATTCGGAGCCGCTATTTCCTTTCGGTCACGGTCTGAGTTACACGAGCTTCCGATACTCGTCCCTCAAAGTGGAGCCGAAGTCAGTGGAACCTGGAGGTTACGTGAAAGTTTCAGTGCAGGTCGAGAACGTAGGGACGCGCTTTGGTACTGAAGTGGTTCAACTCTACGTTTCTAAGAAAAAGGCGTCTGTATCGAGGCCCGTGAGGCAACTCAAGGGTTTCAAACGGGTTAGCCTCGACCCCCAGGAGCGCGCTATCGTCCACTTTAAAGTTCCCTTGTCAGCTTTGGGATTTTTAGATAGAGACATGCGGTGGGTCTTAGAGAGTGGTGAATACGTCGTAGAAGTGGGGAGTTCGTCCAGCGAGATTAAAGTTCTCGACAGTTTCGAGGTTGTAAGGGAGAAAGCGGTCATTAGAAATGAATTTTTCTCAGAGATTTGTTAGTAGCAATACTTCGAACGATTTTAAGTTAGGTCGCTCCTTGCGACGGTCCTGAGTGGAAGGAGAAGCGCAATAGAGGGACGTAGCTTTCAGGAACTACCGTCGTACTGTTTGAAGCAAAATAAAATACTATCTGATTTCCATACAGATGATGTTTATATCTAAATCGTTTTTATAAACTAAGGACTAAGTTCATGATATTCACCACAAATAATAATAAATTTTTCACAGATAAATAACATGGTTCTGGTGAAGAGATAGTGCGAACGATAAAGAGCCGACGCGTCAATATCTTGAATATAGTTCTCTAATGTAAAAAATATAGTGATACGGATGTGTTACAATAAAGTTTATATAACGGTGCAAGAGAGACTCAGAGAGGAAGTGAAATGAAGAAAATGAAAAAACAGTTTAATATGTCCTCGCAAATAAAGATAATCGCACTGGTAGTAACTGCGCTCACAATTGGTGGTGGTTTACTTCCGATGTCCCTAGGTCTAGTTGCGAACGCTCAAAGTCCTCCAACTTTCTCCTACGCGTCCAGTTATCCCGTGTTCACTGTAACAACAGGGTCCGGTTTGTTACCTACAAGCAACTGGAACGTGTTTGGAGCAGGAGCTCACGGAGACAACAATTGGGAGGACTGGATCTACCAGCCCTTAGCAGACGCCGATTTCATGACAGGCCAGCTCTATCCGATTCTTGCTAAAAACTGGACCTTCGCCGACAACAACCACGAGATGATCGTCAACCTGAGACGGGGTATAGTGTTCTACTACAATGGAACTTGGAGCAACGGATCTAACGTCGTCATCACGTGGCCTTTCACGTCTAAGGACGTTCTAGCTACCTTCAAGGACTACTTCGCCGTTTACGGGAACCCCTACAACGTGACCGTGACAGCTAACGGACCCTATCAAGTGATCTTCTACTCGGGTACCGTTAACATACCCTACGACTACTACACAATTCTGACGACCTACATACTTCCGTGGGAGCAGTACGGAAACTTGAGCAGTCCGACCACCGCAGTTATATCTGTTCCTGTGGGTACAGGTCCATATTACCTCTACAAGGCTACCCCGACTCAGGCCTACTTCCTCAGGAACCCAGACTTCTGGATCCCGGGGAGGCCCTTCATTCCCGAGATATCATTCATACCAGCCACCAGCAACGCCTACTCCTACGGCCTCTTGGCCAAGGGACAGGCTCAGTGGGGAGGTACCGGAAGCACTGGTTCCACCCCGTTCTCGAAGCTTTTCACTTACGCTAATCCGACTTACTATGGAGGGATGGCTAGTATAGGCAACGGTTCTGGCGGGCAACCGTCTTTCCTGTGGATAAACTACGAGAAGCTAAACTACTGGCCTTGGAACGAGACGTGGTTCAGGTACGCCCTCTCCATAGCTCTGAATAGGACGGCCATTAGCGTCGGAAGCCAATTCGGTATCACCACGGGTGCCCCTCCGACATCGGCCACGTTCCTCCCATCGCCAATGGAACAGGAATGGATAAACTCCTCGGTGATTCAGGAAGCCAGCACCGTGGATCAGTACAATGTGTCTGGCGCCCTCAGCATACTCGAGTCTCACGGACTCAAGATCGTTAACGGACAACTCAGTTTCCCCAACGGGACTCCTTTGCCTGCTGTGACAATGATAAACTACGAGGGCTTCTCAGATACGTTCGCCACTAGCGTTCTGATAGCCAACGAGTTGAAGCAGAACCTAGGCTTACAGGTCTCAGTGATATCGGTCCCTCCGAGCGAGATGTTCACCGATGAAGACGCTGGACAGTACGACCTCATTTACTGGCTGACTAACGCCTACTCTCCGTACTTCGTATACGACTCCGCCTTCATACCACCTCTCGAGCAACTTCCAAATGGGACCTTCGTAACTAACGTGACTGCTCTCAACGGTACGATCTACACCGACCCAGGTAGGTGGGTGCCACCTCAACAGTTCATAAACCTCTGGATAGAGGCGGGAGAGACCACTAACGTTACTCAGTTGAGACAGATATACAGCGCGATGGCTGCGATACTGACGAAAGACCTACCAGCCATACCTGTGGTCTTCGACGCGTACCCGAGGTACGAGTACGAGACGCAGTACTACGTGGGCTTCTCGACTCCACTCTACTTCTACACTTGGAACGTCGAACCTTGGATAGAGGGGAACGAGTTGATGTTACTCAACATAGCTCCTAGGCCACCTGGCATGACGCAATCCCAAATGGTCGCCTACACTAAGGCCGCGTGGAACGACTTAACAAGTTTCCTCTACGGTACTTCAAACACCGCTACACCTCAGTCACTACTTAACATGTTGCAACCTACAACGACTACGACCACACCCCCTCCACCAACAACTAACACTACCACCAACCACACCACCACAACGCCTCCCACCACCACACCACCTCCATCTCACCCCGGAATCAGCGCAGCTGAAATCGCGGCCATCGTCGTCGTAGTGATCGTGGTAGTGGCAGTAGTGGCAGTGGTAGCCCTGAGGAGAAGGTAACCCATTTCTGATTTTATCTTTTCTTTTTTCATATATCTCTCCTAGACCTATTCATCAAATAATAACAATTTTTATTAAGGGACGTTTAGAGTTTAAAACGGAGATAGAGACTTGAACTCCCTATTGGATGTGGATAGGTTGGTCGCAGGGTATTATACGCCCACAGGAGTCCTAGTGACAGTCACCGGGGTGACGTTCAACATTGAGCGAGGGGAGATATTCGCTGTAGTTGGGGAATCCGGATGTGGCAAGACCACCTTGGCCGCCGCCATATACAGGATCCTGAAGTACCCAGGCAAGGTCTTTCACGGTTCCATAACGTTAGATGGAAAGGACCTTCTACAGATGAGCGAAGACGAAGTCAGAGAGGTCAGAATGAAGAAGATATCCTACGTACCTCAGTACGCAATGGACGCCTTAGACCCAGTAACTAAGGTGGGAGACTTCATGAGGAGGGCGCTCGCGGAACACGGGTATCCAAGCGACAACATGGACGAACTGATATTGGAGAAGTTGAAACTCATGAGGTTGCCAGAGAGAGTAATTAACATGTACCCGATGGAGCTCTCTGGGGGATGAGACAGAGGGTTGTCCTGGCCACCTCGCTTCTCCTAGATCCTGAGTTGGTCATCTTGGACGAACCCACCACTGGTCTCGACGTCTTGGTTCAGTACGGTATACTCAAAGACTTCAAGTCGATCCAGAGAAACAAGGGCTTCTCGGTCATAATAATCTCCCACGACTTACCGATGATAATGATGTTCGCCGATAGGGTAGCGATAATGTACGCCGGCGAGTTCGTTGAAGTAGGGAAGAGGGATGACCTCCTGGAAAACCCTAAGCACCCTTACACCTACCTCCTCCTGAGGAGTGTGCCCTCCCTAGTGAAGAGGAGGGACAGACTGCTCTCCATACCTGGAAACCCTCCGCTGCTAACTACCATACCAGCGAGCTGTCGTTTCGTGGATAGGTGTCCTTACAGGGTCAACGTTTGCTCAGAGAGACACCCTCTCCTGAGGGGGGATGGAGATCCTTCTCACTTCTCCAGGTGTTTCGTCACAGAAGAATCTAAGACCAGCGTCAGCGAACTGCCTCTGTCCGACGACTTCTATGTGAAGACTGAGGAGTTGGAGAACATACAGCCGCTCCTACCTCAGGGACAGGAGGTTCTCGAGGTCGAGGGACTCACAAAGAAGTTCGTCGTAAGTAAGGGGTTCATGAGGAAGGGAGAGCTCCTGGCCGTCGACGACGTCTCCTTCAAGTTGAGGAGCGGCGTCATAACCGCCTTAGTGGGAGGGAGTGGACATGGCAAGTCAACCATAGCTCGAATATTGGGGGGAATAGAGACTCAGACAGCGGGGAAGATCGTGGTCGACGGCGTCGACTGTTCCCCGCCGTCGACTAGGGAGAAGATGTGGTACAAGTCCAGGGTGCAGATGGTGTTCCAGGACCCCTACTCGTCCCTAGACCCTAGACACACCGTGAGGTGGCACATAGAGAGGCCCTTAATTCTCCACAAGAAGGTCTCTAGTCAGGAGGAATTGGAGGAAAGGATCAGGACGACACTTCAAGGCGTCGGCCTCAAACCACCGGAGAGGTACATGGAGAAGTACCCTCACCAATTGTCGGGTGGGGAGAGACAGAGGGTCGCGGTGGGAAGGGCATTAGCCGTCCAGCCCAAGGTTCTGATCGCCGACGAGCCGGTCTCGATGTTGGACGCGTCTGTTAGGGCAGGCATACTCAACCTCCTGAAGGGACTGAAGAAACTCGGCGTCAGCATACTCTACATCACCCACGACATAGCCACCGTCAGTTACGTCGCAGACGAACTAATGGTAATCTACAACGGAAAGATAGTGGAGAAGGGAAACGTGTGGGACGTTGTGGTTGACCCCAAGCACGAATACACTAAGCAGTTGATCGAAGCTGTACCTGACCCATACAAGAGGCTCTAGGGCACCTCACCCTCACACGTCTATATTGAAAATTTATATAAGCCTAAGTCTAAGGAATACGTATGGTGGGATTTTGAATCTTAAAACGGTCAAGGTCTACGGCTATAAGCTTGCCATATATATCGTCTCCTTCTTCCTGGCCGTGACCGTTAACTTCCTTCTACCGAGACTGATGCCAGGCAGCGCCATCTCTACCTTGTTAGTCGAGCTGGAGGGAGCTCAAGGTGGGTTTGCCGCCTCTGGTACCTCCTCTCTATTCATACAGCAGGAGGTGAAGCAGTTAGAGGTGGCCTTCGGACTAACTCCGCAACCCTGGCCTGTCCAATACGTTCATTATATAGAGGGAATATTCACCGGAAACTTGGGAGTCTCAATACTCTTCTACCCAACCAGCGTCGCTCACGTCATTTTCTCCTCAATCGGCTGGTCTCTGGGGCTAGTCTTCGTTTCCTCCATAATAGCGTTCTTCCTAGGGTCCTGGCTTGGGGCAGTCGGAGCGACTAGAAGGAGGGGGAAGGCCGACACAACCCTCGTAATTGCGGCTTCTATTTTGGCCGCCGTTCCTGCATTCGTAATTCTGATGTATTTAGAGATGGGACTTTCAGTTAACGTTGGGATATTCAGGATATCGTTTCCCACGAACGTCGGGATGACCCCTAAGGGAGTGTATAACTTGGTGGACTTCTATACGCTGCCTGTCCTTGGCCTCATGCTTTCACTGTTGTCGGGATTCGTATTGGGGATGAGGAACAACATGCTCCACACCCTGAAGGACAACTACGTTTTCTACGCCGAGGCCCTGGGGTTCAGGGACAAGACAGTCAGGAAGATGGTATATAGGAACTCCATGCTCCCCAACGTCACTGGATTCGCCCTGAGCCTGGGGCTTGCCATAAGTGCGGCCCTGACGGTCGAGGGGCTGCTCTCAATTCCTGGAGCGGGTTACTTCTTCGGGCTCGCCCTGACCTCTAAGGACTTACCCCTCCTCCAGGGGTTCTTCTTCGTCATCATACTCATGCTCCTAATCTCCATAGCCGTAGTCGAAATGGTCTATACTGCCATAGATCCTAGGGTCAGGTTGGGGGGAAGTCAATGAGTAGTGATATACTCACCAAAGTCAGGAAGACCCTCTTCGCGAACAGGTTCCTAACGGCTGGCATAGTGTTGGTCCTGATAGACCTGGCCATAGGTATAGTAGGAAGGGTGTGGACACCTTACCCTCCAGGTGCCGACTTCGGTATTTCTCAACCACCGTCTTTGGCCCACTTGCTAGGTACTGACGAGTTCGGTCACGACGTCCTCTCTGAGATGATGTACGACACCTTGCCTACCTTGATAGTTGGGTTCGGCGTTGGTCTATCCATCGCGCTGATATCCACTGTCATAGGATTGGTAAGCGGCTACTACGGTAGGAAGGTGTCCGGGGTAGTGATCGACGTGTTGACAACTACTGCCCTAACCATACCCGGCGTGGTTCTCCTGGTTGTGATAGGTGCCTACTTCCGAACGGCCAGCGAGAGTCTAGGCTACTTGGTGATAGTGTTCGCACTAGCGATCACGGGCTGGGCGTTCGGGGCCAAGCAGATCAGGTCACAAGTGTTGGGACTGGCGAACAGGGA
Protein-coding regions in this window:
- a CDS encoding fibronectin type III-like domain-contianing protein produces the protein MRQLKGFKRVSLDPQERAIVHFKVPLSALGFLDRDMRWVLESGEYVVEVGSSSSEIKVLDSFEVVREKAVIRNEFFSEIC
- a CDS encoding ABC transporter substrate-binding protein, which gives rise to MSSQIKIIALVVTALTIGGGLLPMSLGLVANAQSPPTFSYASSYPVFTVTTGSGLLPTSNWNVFGAGAHGDNNWEDWIYQPLADADFMTGQLYPILAKNWTFADNNHEMIVNLRRGIVFYYNGTWSNGSNVVITWPFTSKDVLATFKDYFAVYGNPYNVTVTANGPYQVIFYSGTVNIPYDYYTILTTYILPWEQYGNLSSPTTAVISVPVGTGPYYLYKATPTQAYFLRNPDFWIPGRPFIPEISFIPATSNAYSYGLLAKGQAQWGGTGSTGSTPFSKLFTYANPTYYGGMASIGNGSGGQPSFLWINYEKLNYWPWNETWFRYALSIALNRTAISVGSQFGITTGAPPTSATFLPSPMEQEWINSSVIQEASTVDQYNVSGALSILESHGLKIVNGQLSFPNGTPLPAVTMINYEGFSDTFATSVLIANELKQNLGLQVSVISVPPSEMFTDEDAGQYDLIYWLTNAYSPYFVYDSAFIPPLEQLPNGTFVTNVTALNGTIYTDPGRWVPPQQFINLWIEAGETTNVTQLRQIYSAMAAILTKDLPAIPVVFDAYPRYEYETQYYVGFSTPLYFYTWNVEPWIEGNELMLLNIAPRPPGMTQSQMVAYTKAAWNDLTSFLYGTSNTATPQSLLNMLQPTTTTTTPPPPTTNTTTNHTTTTPPTTTPPPSHPGISAAEIAAIVVVVIVVVAVVAVVALRRR
- a CDS encoding ATP-binding cassette domain-containing protein, producing the protein MNSLLDVDRLVAGYYTPTGVLVTVTGVTFNIERGEIFAVVGESGCGKTTLAAAIYRILKYPGKVFHGSITLDGKDLLQMSEDEVREVRMKKISYVPQYAMDALDPVTKVGDFMRRALAEHGYPSDNMDELILEKLKLMRLPERVINMYPMELSGG
- a CDS encoding ABC transporter ATP-binding protein produces the protein MRQRVVLATSLLLDPELVILDEPTTGLDVLVQYGILKDFKSIQRNKGFSVIIISHDLPMIMMFADRVAIMYAGEFVEVGKRDDLLENPKHPYTYLLLRSVPSLVKRRDRLLSIPGNPPLLTTIPASCRFVDRCPYRVNVCSERHPLLRGDGDPSHFSRCFVTEESKTSVSELPLSDDFYVKTEELENIQPLLPQGQEVLEVEGLTKKFVVSKGFMRKGELLAVDDVSFKLRSGVITALVGGSGHGKSTIARILGGIETQTAGKIVVDGVDCSPPSTREKMWYKSRVQMVFQDPYSSLDPRHTVRWHIERPLILHKKVSSQEELEERIRTTLQGVGLKPPERYMEKYPHQLSGGERQRVAVGRALAVQPKVLIADEPVSMLDASVRAGILNLLKGLKKLGVSILYITHDIATVSYVADELMVIYNGKIVEKGNVWDVVVDPKHEYTKQLIEAVPDPYKRL
- a CDS encoding ABC transporter permease, whose product is MVSFFLAVTVNFLLPRLMPGSAISTLLVELEGAQGGFAASGTSSLFIQQEVKQLEVAFGLTPQPWPVQYVHYIEGIFTGNLGVSILFYPTSVAHVIFSSIGWSLGLVFVSSIIAFFLGSWLGAVGATRRRGKADTTLVIAASILAAVPAFVILMYLEMGLSVNVGIFRISFPTNVGMTPKGVYNLVDFYTLPVLGLMLSLLSGFVLGMRNNMLHTLKDNYVFYAEALGFRDKTVRKMVYRNSMLPNVTGFALSLGLAISAALTVEGLLSIPGAGYFFGLALTSKDLPLLQGFFFVIILMLLISIAVVEMVYTAIDPRVRLGGSQ
- a CDS encoding ABC transporter permease, which encodes MSSDILTKVRKTLFANRFLTAGIVLVLIDLAIGIVGRVWTPYPPGADFGISQPPSLAHLLGTDEFGHDVLSEMMYDTLPTLIVGFGVGLSIALISTVIGLVSGYYGRKVSGVVIDVLTTTALTIPGVVLLVVIGAYFRTASESLGYLVIVFALAITGWAFGAKQIRSQVLGLANREYVLASKMLGEKWYRILFTQLLPPILPLTVAQFLFGTLYGILSLVTAEYWGVLAATTNNLGTMIAFIAANAAYLSNQWWWILGAILPIIILGGGLGCLNLGLDEFIDPRLKVVEPEVPLKDIELPIDQGTVVVKAEQRKVKTR